In Halorhabdus tiamatea SARL4B, a genomic segment contains:
- a CDS encoding ABC transporter permease, protein MSERRYPEPIQRFLRFFVGNSVGERILISVAALVTAVIVSSLIVLVAGYLSGEAYNPLEIFAVLVNGAFGSPFDLDSARLFTEGWSPINFSMGTTLKETTLLIFAGLAVAVAFRGDLFNIGVQGQLVLGGLAAALALVWVAPFVPDGIVGTVLLVPFGLLVGAIVGGLYGAIPGALKAYFDANEVITTIMLNTIATGSAFFLVSSYFADPTLQSVKTRSIPEFARLNGIVFPQGGQFSLVALALALVAAVGIYYVLRYTSFGYDLRVSGKQAKAALYGGANAERMVVSTMTLSGALGGIAGAMWSMMVIGAWRQGVPSIGFDGITVSVLAGNNPIGVIPASLLFGVLKGGSNAINFQLGVPPELVAVLRGMIILFIAMPEAFRMLGNWLGVKPDPAAATGGDNNE, encoded by the coding sequence ATGAGCGAGCGCCGATATCCCGAACCGATCCAGCGCTTCCTTCGGTTTTTCGTCGGGAACTCGGTCGGCGAACGGATCCTGATCAGCGTCGCCGCGCTGGTGACGGCCGTCATCGTCAGCAGCCTCATCGTCCTCGTCGCCGGGTATCTCTCCGGGGAGGCCTACAACCCACTCGAGATCTTCGCCGTGCTGGTCAACGGGGCCTTCGGCTCACCCTTCGATCTCGACTCGGCCCGGCTGTTCACCGAAGGCTGGTCGCCGATCAACTTCTCGATGGGCACGACCCTGAAGGAGACGACGCTGCTGATCTTCGCCGGCCTCGCTGTCGCCGTCGCGTTCCGGGGCGACCTGTTCAACATCGGCGTCCAGGGCCAGTTGGTCCTGGGTGGGCTCGCGGCCGCGCTCGCGCTGGTCTGGGTCGCACCGTTCGTCCCGGACGGGATCGTCGGGACAGTCCTGTTGGTCCCGTTCGGGCTGCTGGTCGGCGCGATCGTCGGCGGACTCTACGGCGCGATACCGGGGGCGTTGAAGGCTTACTTCGACGCCAACGAGGTGATCACGACGATCATGCTCAACACCATCGCGACCGGGTCGGCGTTCTTCCTCGTCTCGTCGTACTTCGCCGATCCGACGCTCCAGAGTGTCAAGACCCGGTCGATCCCCGAGTTCGCCCGGCTCAACGGAATCGTCTTCCCGCAGGGCGGCCAGTTCTCGCTGGTCGCGCTCGCACTCGCACTCGTCGCGGCCGTCGGGATCTACTACGTCCTGCGATACACGAGCTTCGGGTACGACCTGCGCGTCTCGGGAAAACAGGCGAAAGCAGCGCTGTACGGCGGTGCCAACGCCGAACGGATGGTCGTCTCGACGATGACGCTGTCGGGCGCACTCGGTGGTATCGCCGGGGCGATGTGGTCGATGATGGTCATCGGTGCGTGGCGACAGGGCGTCCCCTCGATCGGCTTCGACGGCATCACCGTCTCGGTGCTCGCCGGGAACAACCCGATCGGCGTCATCCCCGCCAGCCTGCTCTTTGGCGTCCTGAAAGGCGGTTCGAACGCCATCAACTTCCAGCTCGGCGTCCCGCCGGAGCTGGTCGCGGTCCTCCGCGGGATGATCATCCTGTTCATCGCGATGCCGGAGGCGTTCCGGATGCTCGGCAACTGGCTGGGTGTCAAACCGGACCCGGCTGCGGCAACTGGAGGTGACAACAATGAGTAG
- a CDS encoding ABC transporter permease: MPGTRASTVVGIFDTSFVESTLRIAVPIVFAGLGGIFAEKSGVINIGLEGLLIISAFTAVAVTHLVSGGSAASQSTVWIGLFAGVLASTLLALVFAVLVIEFRADQIIAGLAVWLVGLGLGPFLSIVIWGSVNSASISTLNTVTVPGLSQIPVLGPIVFDASPIVILMLVTIVASWFVLNHTSFGRWIEASGENPSALDTAGVDVHRVRYVGVILSGVLSGFGGAGLVVGRAGRFIGSGQTMIAGDGFIAITTYLFGNYNPIGTAAAGILFAGLDALQIRLQQIAFIPAPTELIRLVPYVSVIIVLAFVGYTRVPSEAGEHYESGEE, translated from the coding sequence ATGCCGGGAACGCGCGCCTCGACTGTCGTTGGCATCTTCGACACCAGCTTCGTCGAGTCGACACTCCGGATCGCCGTCCCGATCGTCTTCGCGGGGCTTGGCGGTATCTTCGCCGAGAAGAGCGGCGTCATCAACATCGGCCTCGAAGGACTCCTAATCATCTCGGCGTTCACCGCCGTCGCGGTCACTCACCTCGTCTCGGGAGGTTCCGCCGCGTCTCAGTCGACGGTCTGGATCGGCCTGTTTGCCGGCGTGCTCGCGAGTACGCTCCTCGCGCTGGTGTTCGCCGTGCTCGTCATCGAGTTCCGGGCCGACCAGATCATCGCCGGCCTCGCCGTCTGGCTGGTCGGACTCGGCCTCGGGCCGTTCCTCAGCATCGTGATCTGGGGGTCGGTCAACAGCGCGAGCATCTCGACGCTGAACACGGTGACGGTCCCGGGACTGTCGCAAATCCCGGTCCTCGGGCCGATCGTCTTCGACGCCAGCCCGATCGTCATCCTGATGCTCGTGACGATCGTCGCCTCGTGGTTCGTCCTCAACCACACGAGCTTCGGCCGGTGGATCGAGGCCAGCGGGGAGAACCCCTCGGCGCTCGACACCGCCGGCGTCGACGTCCACCGCGTCCGGTACGTCGGTGTCATCCTCTCGGGCGTCCTTTCGGGCTTCGGCGGTGCCGGCCTGGTCGTCGGTCGCGCCGGTCGCTTCATCGGGAGTGGCCAGACGATGATCGCCGGGGACGGGTTCATCGCGATCACGACCTACCTCTTTGGCAACTACAACCCGATCGGGACCGCCGCAGCAGGGATCCTCTTTGCGGGACTGGACGCCCTGCAGATCCGCCTCCAGCAGATCGCGTTCATCCCGGCACCGACCGAGCTGATCCGGCTTGTGCCGTACGTCTCGGTCATCATCGTGCTCGCGTTCGTCGGCTACACGCGGGTTCCGAGCGAGGCCGGCGAACACTACGAGTCCGGAGAAGAGTAG
- the cdd gene encoding cytidine deaminase encodes MEPEALIEQAHEARKEAYVPYSEYPVGAALETASGEVYRGFNVEIVNYSNSFHAEELAVMGAIRDGHTDFERVAVVSAEHDGVTPCGMCRQTFAEFCDDSFEIYTEDHGEIKEYTLGGLLPDAMKPGNLQDR; translated from the coding sequence ATGGAACCCGAAGCACTCATCGAGCAAGCCCACGAGGCTCGCAAAGAGGCCTACGTCCCGTACTCCGAGTATCCGGTCGGTGCGGCCCTCGAGACGGCGAGCGGCGAGGTCTACCGGGGATTCAACGTCGAGATCGTCAACTACTCCAACAGCTTCCACGCCGAGGAACTCGCCGTCATGGGCGCGATCCGCGACGGCCACACCGATTTCGAGCGGGTCGCGGTCGTCTCGGCCGAGCACGACGGCGTCACGCCCTGTGGAATGTGTCGCCAGACCTTCGCCGAGTTCTGTGACGATTCTTTCGAGATTTACACCGAAGACCACGGAGAAATCAAGGAGTACACGCTCGGCGGACTGCTCCCCGACGCGATGAAGCCCGGGAACCTCCAGGACCGCTGA